One Chloroflexota bacterium DNA window includes the following coding sequences:
- a CDS encoding inorganic phosphate transporter: MLSAVVIAPALGFAGGFAIMLGLYWIFQKSRPDRMRRVFSRMQYVSTFFMAYSHGKNDGQMPIGVITMALVIYYNDVGIWDRLSVLNPDTWWVIVVSAAAISIGTALGGRRVIKTIGMRMTNLRPVQGFTTHIAAAGVIETASHFGIPVSTTHCVSASVMGVGSTRRFSAVRWGIAGNIIAAWILTFPICGILGYVLTLLLKMVF; the protein is encoded by the coding sequence GTGCTATCCGCCGTAGTTATCGCCCCGGCGCTGGGTTTTGCCGGCGGCTTTGCTATCATGCTTGGCCTCTACTGGATATTTCAGAAAAGCCGACCCGACCGCATGCGCCGCGTTTTCAGCCGTATGCAGTATGTCAGCACCTTCTTTATGGCTTACAGCCATGGAAAGAATGACGGCCAGATGCCTATCGGTGTAATTACCATGGCCCTGGTGATTTACTATAACGATGTTGGCATCTGGGACCGCCTATCGGTACTGAATCCTGATACATGGTGGGTGATTGTTGTCTCTGCGGCGGCGATAAGTATCGGTACTGCTTTGGGTGGTCGACGGGTTATCAAGACAATCGGTATGAGAATGACGAACCTGCGGCCGGTCCAGGGATTCACCACCCATATTGCCGCGGCCGGTGTCATTGAAACCGCGTCCCATTTTGGCATTCCGGTGAGCACCACGCACTGTGTCAGTGCCTCGGTGATGGGAGTGGGGTCCACAAGGCGATTTTCCGCGGTTCGCTGGGGAATAGCCGGTAATATCATAGCCGCCTGGATACTCACATTTCCTATCTGCGGCATACTGGGTTACGTTCTTACACTATTGCTCAAGATGGTATTTTAA
- a CDS encoding inorganic phosphate transporter, whose protein sequence is MPDLSLDIHLIALVLIVIFAIALGFSNGYNDAANTIATAIGSRSLAPRQAIVLAAIFNFLGAATGLAVARTIGKGILIPEAISYSTIIGGVAACVIWTILATKFGMPVSITHGLVSGLAAAGIASAGSEAIIWSVMQRILTSVVAAPALGFTGGFAIMLALYWILQRSPPDILRSLFSRLQILSSAFMAYSHGKNDGQMPIGVMTMGFVFYYQDPSFWDRLSLSDPVGRWIIIISSLAISSGMAAGGWRVIKTLGMRITSLNPVQGFTAQFAAAGVIEAASNLGIPVSTTHCISTSIMGVGATRRLSAVRWGVAGNIVAAWVITFPVTALLGYSFSWILGHYLFV, encoded by the coding sequence TTGGGGTTCTCCAACGGATACAATGACGCAGCTAATACTATTGCGACAGCAATAGGTAGCCGTTCGTTAGCCCCCAGGCAAGCAATAGTACTTGCAGCTATATTCAATTTTCTAGGTGCAGCTACAGGACTAGCTGTAGCTAGAACCATCGGTAAAGGCATACTCATTCCAGAGGCAATATCCTATTCAACGATAATAGGTGGAGTTGCTGCCTGTGTTATTTGGACGATACTTGCTACCAAATTTGGTATGCCTGTGAGCATAACCCATGGTCTGGTATCTGGATTAGCAGCCGCAGGTATAGCTAGTGCGGGAAGTGAAGCAATTATATGGAGTGTAATGCAACGAATACTCACATCAGTTGTTGCTGCACCAGCGCTCGGATTTACAGGGGGTTTTGCGATTATGCTTGCTTTGTACTGGATATTGCAGCGTAGTCCTCCAGATATACTGCGTTCTCTTTTTAGTAGGTTGCAAATACTTTCTTCGGCTTTTATGGCATATAGTCACGGGAAAAACGATGGCCAAATGCCAATAGGTGTTATGACAATGGGATTCGTGTTTTATTATCAGGATCCAAGTTTCTGGGATCGTCTGTCACTTAGCGATCCTGTTGGTCGTTGGATAATTATTATTTCGTCATTAGCCATTAGTTCTGGTATGGCGGCTGGTGGATGGCGCGTCATAAAAACTTTGGGTATGAGAATCACGAGTCTTAATCCAGTCCAGGGTTTTACTGCTCAGTTTGCAGCAGCAGGGGTTATTGAAGCTGCCTCGAATCTTGGCATCCCAGTAAGCACAACGCATTGTATCAGCACGTCGATTATGGGAGTTGGAGCAACCCGGCGGCTATCGGCAGTAAGGTGGGGTGTAGCTGGTAACATTGTGGCAGCATGGGTGATAACGTTCCCTGTAACAGCATTACTAGGTTATTCATTTTCGTGGATACTGGGACATTATCTCTTCGTCTAA